NNNNNNNNNNNNNNNNNNNNNNNNNNNNNNNNNNNNNNNNNNNNNNNNNNNNNNNNNNNNNNNNNNNNNNNNNNNNNNNNNNNNNNNNNNNNNNNNNNNNNNNNNNNNNNNNNNNNNNNNNNNNNNNNNNNNNNNNNNNNNNNNNNNNNNNNNNNNNNNNNNNNNNNNNNNNNNNNNNNNNNNNNNNNNNNNNNNNNNNNNNNNNNNNNNNNNNNNNNNNNNNNNNNNNNNNNNNNNNNNNNNNNNNNNNNNNNNNNNNNNNNNNNNNNNNNNNNNNNNNNNNNNNNNNNNNNNNNNNNNNNNNNNNNNNNNNNNNNNNNNNNNNNNNNNNNNNNNNNNNNNNNNNNNNNNNNNNNNNNNNNNNNNNNNNNNNNNNNNNNNNNNNNNNNNNNNNNNNNNNNNNNNNNNNNNNNNNNNNNNNNNNNNNNNNNNNNNNNNNNNNNNNNNNNNNNNNNNNNNNNNNNNNNNNNNNNNNNNNNNNNNNNNNNNNNNNNNNNNNNNNNNNNNNNNNNNNNNNNNNNNNNNNNNNNNNNNNNNNNNNNNNNNNNNNNNNNNNNNNNNNNNNNNNNNNNNNNNNNNNNNNNNNNNNNNNNNNNNNNNNNNNNNNNNNNNNNNNNNNNNNNNNNNNNNNNNNNNNNNNNNNNNNNNNNNNNNNNNNNNNNNNNNNNNNNNNNNNNNNNNNNNNNNNNNNNNNNNNNNNNNNNNNNNNNNNNNNNNNNNNNNNNNNNNNNNNNNNNNNNNNNNNNNNNNNNNNNNNNNNNNNNNNNNNNNNNNNNNNNNNNNNNNNNNNNNNNNNNNNNNNNNNNNNNNNNNNNNNNNNNNNNNNNNNNNNNNNNNNNNNNNNNNNNNNNNNNNNNNNNNNNNNttttgcctttttttgttttttgcctcCTCCTGCCTTTTTCGCCCTCCTTCTGGCTGCTCCTTTTGGCTTTTGGGCACTTTCTTCGCTGTCCTGCCCTCTTTCTGCCACCATTCCCAAAGGATATCGTGCATGTAGGGGCAGTTCTCTGCCCTTGCACAGTACCCAGTGATGTAGAACTTGCACAGCTCCCTCTTTTTCGGCAGCTCAATGTCGTGGCTGAAGTTGCAGTGCTCACCctggaggaggggaagggggggaaCGTCGGGAAAAGAGCACAAAAATTCACCCCAATAAACCCCTCAGGCATTGCTAGGGGGGAtatgggggaagggagggggtAAACCAGTGGATTTAGGGGAGGTTGGGTGTTACAGCGCTGGACTGGGGGGAAATCGGGTGCGACAGCGTTGGATTTGGTGAAAATCACCTTGgtgctgtgggtttggggaAAGTGAAGCGTTAGAAAGGTG
This Meleagris gallopavo isolate NT-WF06-2002-E0010 breed Aviagen turkey brand Nicholas breeding stock unplaced genomic scaffold, Turkey_5.1 ChrUn_random_7180001913052, whole genome shotgun sequence DNA region includes the following protein-coding sequences:
- the LOC104916532 gene encoding zinc finger CCCH domain-containing protein 4-like; translated protein: MAKGSAMNDDDDYYDEDMDGGGGNYRRGDHDKTHPPADKKGKVICKYFVEGRCTWGEHCNFSHDIELPKKRELCKFYITGYCARAENCPYMHDILWEWWQKEGRTAKKVPKSQKEQPEGGRKRQEEAKNKK